The window CTGGTCGGTCCCGGCACGCTGGCGCGTACCGGCCTGCTGCTGGCGCTGGCCGTGACGGCGGGCCTGGCGGGGCCGGTCGCGTTCGCGCCCGCCCAGGTGCCGGTGGCGGCGGTCCTACTGGGGCTCGCCTTCCTGACGCCGCGCCTGTTCCGGCGGCGACGCCCCTCGTCCGGCCCGCGCCCCGGCAGCCGCTTCGCCCTGTCCGGCGCGCCGGAGCCGGCCGGGGACCGGGTGCTGTACGCGCTGGTCTCGCCCGGGTGCGGGCTGTGCGGCGCGATGCTGCCGGAGTTCGCCGCGACGGCCGCTCGCATGGAGGTCGTGCTGGTGAGCGCGGTGGACGGGTACGGCGGCGCCGGGCTGCCCGTGGTCGTGGACCCGGACGTCTTCGACCGCAACGACATCCCCTGGCCGCCGTACGCGGTGGTGACCGGCCGCGACGGGACCGTCCTGGCCGGCGGCGGCGCGGCCGGGCCGGCCGAGTTGGAGCGGGTGCTGGCCCGCGCCGAGCGGGTCGCGCCGACCTGACGAGCCCTCCGGTGGAGATCCACGCGGGCGGGCGTCAGAAGGTGCCTGACCGGCGCAGGTCGGCGGGGCGGCCGTCCGGGTCGACGGCGATCCGGTACAGCGGCAGGGCCAGCAGCTTGCGCAGCCGTCCCAGCTCCGGTCCGGCGTGCGGCCGCAGCCGGCCCCGCGGCCGGGGTCCCCGGCAGCCGTCGCGGTGCCAGCTCTCCAGCCGCGCGGCGCACTCGGCGAACGCCTCGAACGCGGCCTTCGGGTCGCACAGGTCGTCGCCGTCGTCCGCCGGGTCACGGCCCAGGTGCTCGGCCGCGAGCGCGATCCGCAGCCGCCGGGCGAAGACCCGCCCACCGGCGGGCAGGCGGGGGTCGGGCTCCTCGTCCACGACCGCGCAGCTCAGCTCGGAGTCGTACGTCCACGACCGCAGGTTGATGTTGTCGGAGCCGACCGTCGCCCACACGTCGTCCACCACGCACACCTTGGCGTGCACGTACACCGGGGTGCCCGCCTCGTTCTCCAGGTCGTAGACGCCGACCCGGTCGCCACCGGCCTCGCGCAGCCTGGCCAGCGCCTCGCTCCTGCCGATGAGGCTGGCCGGCGAGGCGAGCCAGCCGTCCTGGTCGGGGTGGCGCGGCACCACGACGATCATGCGGAGCTCGGGCTCGCGCTCCAGCGCCTCGGCGAACGGCTCGATCACCTCGGTGGACCACAGGTACTGGTCCTCCAGGTAGACGATCCTGCTCGCCCGGCCCAGCACCTTGTGGTACGCCCGAGCCACGCTGCGCTCCCCTCGCGGCGCGAACGGGTAGGGGCTGCGCCGGCTGGGATAGGTCCGCAGCAGTTGCACGGCGTGCGTGCCGACCGGGCCGGGGGCGGGCCCCGGCGGCGGCAGCGGCGGCACGTCGTCCATCTGCTCCAGGCGGTCGCGCAGCCGTCTGAACGGCTGGCGGGTCTCGGGAGCGGGGTCGTCCCAGCGTTCGCGGAAGACCTTCTCCACCTCGGCGACGGCCGGACCCCGGATGGCCGCCTGCGCGTCGTGCCAGGGCGGCCGCTCGCCGTACACGTGGGGCATAGGAGCCGCCTGGGGGTCGCCCACGTGCCGGGCGTCGTCGCGGCGGCTGTGGCACAGGTCGATACCGCCGACGAACGCCACGTCCCCGGCCGGGTCACGGCGGTGGCGCAGCACGACGAACTTCTGGTGGTGGGAGCCGCCCGGCCGGACCCGGGTGTCGAGCAGGGCCTGGCCGCCCGCGGCCTCGACGTCCTCGCCGAGGTGCCGGTTCTCGGCGGCGCTGAAGCGCAGCGCGTCGAGGTGCGAGCGCCAGATCAGCCCCCTGACCAGCGCTCCCCTGCGGGCCGCCTGCGCCAGCGCGCGCCCCACGGCGGGCCCGTCGTCGGTGAGCCGCTCGTCGGGGTCGCCCCGCCAGTCGGCGAACAGCAGCAGGTCGCGCGGACCCAGCCGCTCCAGGCAGGCGCGCAGCTCGGCGAAGTAGGTGGCGCCGTGGACGAGCGGGCGCACCAGGTTGCCCGTCGTCCAGGGCAGCAGCCGGGTCGACGGGTTGTCGCGCTCCTCAGCGGTGAGGAACCACTCTGCCAGGTCCGCGGTGCTCATCGGCTCCGGCTACCCGGGCTGGGCTCCGGCATTCCTCAGCAGGCGCCAGACGGTCTCCGGCGTCAGCGGCGTGCGGGTGACCCGGTCGGCGATCTCGGGCAGGGCGGCGGCGACGGCGTTGCCGATGGCCGCGGGCGGGCCGATGGTGCCGGCCTCGCCGACGCCCTTCATGCCGCCCGGGGTGACGGGCGAGGCGGTCTCCAGGGTCACGACGTGGATGCCGGGGACCTCGCGGGTGGTCGGCAGGAGGTAGTCGGTGACAGGCTGCCCGTCGCCGGTGTAGACGATCTCCTCGGTCAGCGCCATGCCGATGCCCTGCGCGACCGCGCCGCGGAGCTGGCCCTCGACGATGGCCGGGTTCACCATCACGCCGGCGTCGTTGACCACCCAGTAGCCCTCCACCTCCACGGCCCCGGTCTCCGGGTCGACGGCCACGGCCGCCGCGTGCGCGCCGTAGGCGTAGGTGGACGACGAGGGGTCGTAGGTGGCGCGTTCCTCCAGGCCGGGCGAGGCGCCCTCGGGCAGGTCCCACCCGCGCCACGCCGACGTGGCGATCTCCCGCAGGGTCAGCGAGGCGCGCGGGTCGCCCTTCACCCGTACGGCCGCGCCGGCGATCTCCAGGTCGCCGGGCGCCGCTTCGAGCCGGTGGGCGGCGATGGCCAGGATCTTCTCGCGCAGCCGGGCCGCCGCCTGGATGAGCGCCCCGCCTCCGACCGCCAGCGACCGGCTGGCGATCGAGCCGATCGAGGAGTACGGCGTGACCGCCGTGTCGCCCAGCACGACCCGGACCCGGTCCAGCTCCACCCCGACCCGGTCGGCGGCGAGCTGGGCGAGGGCCGTCTCGATGCCCTGGCCGATCCCCGCGACACCGGAGGCGACGACGACCGAGGCGTCCGGTTCCATCCGCAGCACCGCGGTCTCGAAGCCGCCCGCCAGCATCCCCATGGCCTTCATCTCCATGGACGGCCCGAGCCCGGTCGACTCGACGTGACAGGAGAAGCCGATCCCGCGCCGCCGCCCGTCGTCCCGGGAGACGGGCCTGACCAGGTCGCGCAGGACGCGCAGGGCGCGCGGGTAGTCGCCGGAGTCGTAGGGCTGCCAGGTGCGGGTGGTGCAGGGCAGTTCGTCCGGGCCGAGCAGGTTGCGCAGCCGCAGCTCGACCGGGTCGATACCGAGCCGGCGCGCCGCCTCGTCGATGAGCCGTTCCCGGGTGAAGGTGGCCTCCGGCTGGCCGAACCCCCGGTAGGAGCCGGTCGGCGTGGTCGTCGTGACGACGCCGCGCAGCCGCGCACCCGCCCGGTCGAACCGGTACGGCCCGGGCAGCGTCACGGCGGTCACCGCGAACGGTGAGATGCCCACGTTGGACGGGTGCGCGCCGAGGTCGCCGACCACGTCGGCGTGCAGCGCCACGAACCGCCCGGTCCCGTCCAGCGCGAGCCGCGCCCGGTGCACGGCGGCGCGGGCGGGCAGTGTGGCGACCAGGCGGTCGCCCGGCGACTCGGTCCAGGCCACCGGGACGCCCAGGCGCGTCGCGGCCAGGCAGACCAGCGCCTCGTCCGGGTAGAGATGCTCCTTGCCGCCGAACCCGCCTCCGGCGTCGCCGGTGACGACCCGCACCCGGTCGTGCGTGAGACCGAGCGCCTCGGCCGCGTGGTCGCGCACATGGTGCGGCGCCTGCGTGGACGTGCGGATCGTCAGCTCCCCGTCGGTGAACGAGGCGACGACGCCGCGCGGCTCGATCGGGTGCGGCGAGGCCCGTCCGATGGAGAAGGCCAGTTCGACGACGTGTTCGGCGCCGGCGACGGCCTCCTCGCAGTCGGGGTCGCCGAGGACGGAGTCGGTGACCACGTTGGTGCCCCAGTCCGGGTGGAGCAGCGGCGCGCCGTCCGCCAGGGCCCGCTCCACGCCGACGACCGCGGGCAGCTCCTCGAAGTCGAGATCCACCAGCCGGGCGGCGTCGGCGGCGGCCTCCGGTGTCCGGGCGACGACCAGGGCGAGCGGCTGGCCCACGTAGCGGATGGCCTCGTCCAGCACCGGATAGGAGGTCTGGAGCTGGCCGAGGCCGAGCGTGACGCAGGGCAGCCGCATCCCCTCGGCGTCGGCCGGGATGATGACGTCGAGCACCCCTTCGACGGTCCAGACGTCCTTGGGGTCGCAGCGGGTCAGCCGCCCGTGGGCGATGGGGCTGCGGACCACCACGGCGTGGGCCGTGCCGGGCAGGCGGACGTTGCCGACGTACCTCGCCCGGCCGGTGAGCAGCCGGGCGTCCTCCCTGCGCGGCGTGCGCGCACCCACGTGCCGCTGCCCGTCCCGCCGCTCGTCCCGCCGCTCGTCCCGCTGCCCGTCCGGCCGCTCGTCCCGCTGCCCGTCCGGCCCGTCGTCGTGTCGTCCCGGGGCGCGCTCGTCTCCACGGTCATCCATGACCTCGAGTGTGAGCCTCGTCCAGGGACCGGTCCAGCGTCTGGTCCACGAGCCGCAGGACCTGGTCGCGGTCGGTGATGCCGAACGCCCCGCCGAGCGCCTCGGCGAGCTTGTCGAACGGGTCGTCCATCGGCAGACCGGGCAGCGCCTCGGCGAGCCCGGCCACGTCCCACGGGCCGTCCTTCTCGGCCCGTGCACCGCGCGACCACCCGTGGTTGACCGCCACCGAGCCGCCGCGGATCGACAGCACCTGCCCGGTGAGAGGGCAGTCCGCGGCGGCCAGGTAGGCCGCGAGGGGCGCGGTGGTGGCCGGGTGCTGGGCGTCGAAGCCGCCGGAGGGCGGCTCCTGGATGCCGGGCACGCCCGTGGTGAGCCGGGTCCGCACCATGGACGGCGAGACGCAGTTGACCCGCACGCCGTACCTGCGCAGTTCGAGGGCGCCGACGACGGTCATGGCGGCGACGGCGGCGTTGCCCGCGGCGTACGAGGTCTGGGTGGGCAGCGGGTTGAGCAGGCCGGAGCCGGAGGCGGTGTTGACGATGGCCCTGTCTGTGCGGTCGCCCTCCTCGAAGCGGGACCGCCAGTGGCGCGCGGCCCAGTGGCTGACCGCGAAGGTGCCCTTCAGCTTGACGGCCAGCACGTCGTCGAAGTCGGCCAGGGCGAGGGCGACCAGGGGCGCGTTGCGTTCGATGGCGGCGTTGTTGACTACGACGTGCAGGTCGCCGAACGCCTCGACGGCCGTGGCCACCATCCGGCGGGCGCCGTCCCAGTCGGCCACGCTGTCGGTGCTGGCCACGGCCCGCCCGCCGCGGGCGGTGATCTCGGCGACCACGGCGGCGGCCACGCCGTCGTCGCCGCCGCTGCCGTCGGCGGCCACGCCCGGGTCGTTGACCACCACGCTCGCTCCCTCGGCGGCGAACAGCAGCGCCTCCTCCCGGCCGATGCCGCGTCCCGCGCCGGTGATGAGGGCGACGCGCCCGTCCAGTGTTCCCATGAGCCGTTCCTTTCGCAGGTCAATCAGTGCAGTCACTGTAGCAATTCAGTGAGTGTAGTAAAGTGGCGGCATGAACGAGGGGTTGCGGGAACGCAAGAAGAACCGCACGCGGCAGGCGCTGGTGGACGCCGCCGTGCGGCTGTTCGAGGAGCGGGGGTTCGACGCGGTGACGACCGCCGACATCGCCGCGGCGGCGGACGTCTCACCGCGCACGTTCTTCCTGCACTTCGCGGCCAAGGAGGACGTGCTGTTCGCCCACTCCGAGATGCGCGTCGACCTCGGGCTGCGGACGCTCGCCGAGCGGGCGGCCGGCGAGCCGCCGGGCACGGTGCTGGCGCGCGCGATGGAGCGGATGATCGTCGACAGCTGGGGCGCCGACCTGACCAGCGGGCTGGCGGCGCTGCGGGTGCGGCTCGCCGCCTCGGCCCCGGCGCTGCGGGCGAGGCTGGTGCAGCGTTTCGCCGGCGCGCAGCACGACCTGGCCGCGGCCCTGCTGGCGGCCTACCCGGAGGAGCTGGACACGGTCACGGCCGCCGCCCTGGTGGGCGCCCAGGTGGGCGCGGTGGGCGCCGCCGCCGTGGCCAGCCTGGACCGCGGTGACGCGCCCGGCGAGGTGCGCGACGCCATGCTGCTGGCCGCCGCCCTGGCCGCGGGCTCTACCGGGACGCGCGCCAGCGCGCCACGACCTTCTCCACGTCGTACGGCACCAGGTTGAGCGGCGGGCCCGCCAGGCCCGTCCTGATCGCCTCGCGGATCCGGTCGTTGACGTCCTCGACGATGCGCCGCGCCTCGCTCTCGGACCGGGCCCGGGCCGCCTCCTCCAGCGCCTCTTCGGCCTCCTTGCGCAGCGCGAGCGTCGGCGGCAGCGGCATGGACAGGCCCTCGCTGCGCATCTTCTGCTTGATCCACCACATCTCGTCGTACGGCTTGTCGAGGTCGGGCAGCGGCTTGCCCTTGCCCGGCAGGTCGTCGAACTCGCCGCGCTCCTCCGCCTCGCGGATCTGCCGGTCGATCCACGACTCGAAGTTCGTACCCAGCGGCTTGCGTTCGGTCACGGTAGGGGCCCCCGTCGCTCGGCTCGCACACCAGGCTACGTTCCCGGGCCGCGTACCGGCGGGGCCTCACTTCCCCCGCGCTAAAGGGACATCTCGCCATCCTCACGCTCCGTACACACGTCGCCACTACACTCGGGCCCGTTCAACCGGCCGATGACCCGCGAGGCTCTGGCCCCGTCGGCCCCGTCCCTTGGGAGTCACGTGAGAAGCGGGCTGACCCAGGCGCCGCCCAGGCACGTGCCCGCTCACCGGCGCCCGCGCGAGCCCCGGCGCTGGGCGTGGTGGCTGGTCACGGCCGTGGCGGCCCTCGTCCTCCTGGTCGCGACCACGATGGTGATCGTCTACGCCAGGCTGACCGGCAACGTCAGGCACATCGACGTGACCGGAGCCGACCTCGGCGCGGCCCGCCCGGCCAAGATGGCGAGCACGGCGCTCAACGTGCTGATCGTCGGCTCCGACCGGCGCGACGGCGGGAACTCCAGGTACGGCCGCCTCGCCGGCGAGCGCACCGACACGATCATGCTCGCGCACCTGTCGTCCGGCCGCGACAACGCGATGGTGGTCAGCTTCCCCCGCGACTCGCTGGTGCGGCTGCCCGCCTGCCAGGCCCGCGACGGCCTGCCGGGCCAGCAGCCCCACCTCGGCATGATCAACGAGTCGTTCAACTCCGGCGGCATCGCCTGCACCTGGAAGACCGTCGAGACGCTCACCGGCATCCGCATCGACCACTTCGTCAAGGTGGACTTCAGCGGCTTCACGAGCATGGTGGACGCCGTCGGCGGCGTCGAGGTGTGCCTGCCCGAGCCGGTGCACGACGCCAAGGCGCTGCTCCACCTGCCGGCCGGACGCCAGACGCTGAACGGCGAGCAGGCCCTCGGCTACGTCCGAGCCCGCTACAGCTTCGGCGACGGCTCCGACATCGGGCGCATCCAGCGGCAGCAGATGTTCATCGCGTCGATGGTGAAGAAGGTGATGAGCGGCGAGACGCTCACCGACCCGGCCCGGCTGCTCGGCTTCCTCGACGCGGGCACCAAGGCCGTCACCACCGACCCGGCACTGACCCCCGGGGTGATGAAGGACCTGGCGCTGAGCCTGCGCGGCCTGAACGCCGGGCGCATCCGCTTCATCACCACCCCGTGGCACTACTCCCTGACGCATCCCGGCCGGGTGGAATGGGTCCAGCCACAGGCCGACCGGCTGTTCGAGCTGGTCGCCCGGGACCGCGACCCGGGCGAGGTCGAGGGCGGCCAGACCACCGTCCCCCGCTCCCAGGTGCAGGTGGAGCTGCGCAACGGCACCTACCAGGCGGGCCTCGGCACGCAGGTGGCCGCCCTGCTCGAACAGCGCGGCTACCACGTCACCAAGGTCGGCGACACGACGCGCAAGCCGTACGCGAAGACGCTGGTCTACTACTCGCCGAACGGCGAGGCCCGCGTCCCCACCCTCACCAAGGACCTGGTCGCCGCCACCCCGGCGGCCGTCCCGCAGGCCGCCACCAGCCGCCTGGTGCTGGTCCTCGGCGACGACTGGGCCGGGCTCAAGCCGCTGCGCACCGGCGACACCGAGGCCGTCAAGGGCTTCGACGCCACCCACGACACCTGCGCCACCTCGTAGGCGGCGCAGGGCCACCCGAGGACTGGTGTGGCCGACTGTCCTGGGTGGCGCAGGTGTCGCTGGCGGTGCCCGTGTCGTGGGCGGTGCGTGCCGGTCAGGAGACCGGGGCGCCGGCGTGCTCGGCACCGGGCATGCCGGCCGGCGCGGTCCCGGCCGGCCGGTCGCGCAGGACGAAGAAGGCCAGGGCGGCGGCGGCGAGAACCCCGGCGGCGCTGATCACGAAGGCGGAGGACATGGCGGTGGTGAAGGCGTCGCGGGCGGCGCGGGCGATGCCGGGGTCGCCGAGCGCGAGAGCGTCACCGATCGACAGCCTGGCCCGGCCGGGGGCGCTCGCGGGCAGCGCGGCGGCGTACGTGCCGGACAGGACGCTGCCCAGGACGGCGATGCCGAGGGCCGCACCCATCTGCTGGATGGTGTCGTTGAGCGCCGAGCCGACACCGGCGTGCGCGGCCGGCACCCTGCCCATCAGGGCGGAGACGGCGGCGGGCATCGCGGTGCCACCTCCGGCGCCGAGCACGAAGAGCGCGAGGACGCAGACGAGGAGCCCGTCGGCGGGACCGAGGGTGGCGAGCAGCGCGAACCCGGCCGCCATCACGGCCAGCCCGGTGACGATCATCGCGCGGTTGCCGATCCTGGCGCCCAGCGTGGCGCCGAGGGTGTTGAAGGTGAGCGAGGCCACCGCCATCGGGATGAAGGCCAGCCCGGCCTGGGTGGGCGTGTAGCCGAGCACGAACTGCAGGTACTGGGTGAGGACGAGCAGCAGCCCGCCGTTCCCGATCTGCACGAGGGTGAGGGAGAGGCTGCCGCCACTGAACGTCCGGTCGCGGAACAGGGCCAGCGGCACCATCGGGTGCGACGTGCGCAGTTCCCACACCACGAAGGTGGCCAGGGCGGCGGCAGCCAGCAGCAGGGTGGTCAGCGTGCTCGGGTGCGTGAGGCCGTGCGCGGGCAGTTCGATGATCGTCCAGACCAGGGCGGTCATGCCGACCACTGACAGGATCGCGCCCAGCGGGTCGGGCTTGCTCCACGGCCCCTTCGACTCGGGCATCAGCACGAGCGCGGCGACGATGGCCAGGACCGCGATGGGCACGTTGATCAGGAAGACGGCGCCCCACCAGAACCACGCGATCAGCACGCCGCCCAGAACCGGGCCTCCGACCAGGCCGAGCATGGCGACGGCGCTCCAGGCGGCCATCGCCTTGCGCCGCTCGTCGTCGTGGAACACGGTGATGAGGATCGACAGCGTGCTCGGCATGATCAGCGCCCCGCCCACACCCATCGCGGTCCGCGCGACGATGAGCTGGGCCGGGTCGGCGGCGTGGGCGGCCGCCACCGAGGCCGCGCCGAACAACACCAGACCCACCACCATGACGCGCCGGCGGCCGAACCGGTCGGACAGGCTGCCGGCCGTCAGCAGCAGCCCGGCGAACACCAGGATGTAGGAGTCGAGGATCCACTGGGTGTCCTGGGCGGTGGCGCCCAGGTCGGCGGCCAGCGCCGGGATCGCCACCGCCAGGACCATGTTGTCGACGACGAGCACCAGCGTGCTCAGGCAGAGCACCACCAGGATCAGCCACCGGCGTGGGTCTCGCGCTTCCATGAAGCCTCCTCCTGCGTACAATATTCTCGCGTTGCGAACACTGTACGCAGACGAGTCGATCGTACGCAACCCGTCCGGCCAACCGGCCGCGCACCCGCGCACCCGCGCGGCCGGGCGGGCGGACGGACGGACGGGCGGACGGGCGGGCGGGCGGGCGGGCGGACGGGCGGTGGACGGACGGGCCCGCCTGGTAGCGGCCGCTGACGGCCTGGTCCGCCTGCCCCCTCCCCGTCCGGAGAGCCTGCGCGGCGGCGGACGGCCCGGCGTCGGTACAGTCGTGTCCCGTGCTGTACGGCAGAGCCACGGAGACCGCCGCGATCGGCGGCCTGCTGTCCTCGGCCGCCTCGGGACAGGGCGGCGCCCTGGTGCTGCGCGGCGAGGCGGGCGTGGGCAAGTCGGCCCTGCTCGACCTGGCCGCCGCCACGGCGGCCGCCACCACGGCCACCACGGCCACCACTGCTGCCACAACCGCGACCACCACCGCCCTCACCACCGCGAAGGGGGCGTCACGCCCCCCGGGCGCGAGGATGCGGGTGCTGCGGGCGAGCGGGGTGGAGCCGGAGGCGGACCTGGCGTTCGCGGCGCTCCACCAGCTGCTCCACCCGGTGACCGGCCTGCTCGACGCGCTGCCCGCACCGCAGCGGGACGCCGTCGCGGGCGCGCTCGGGCTGGCCGCGCCCACCTCCGACCGGTTCCTGGTGTCGGCAGGGGTGCTGTCGCTGCTGACCGAGGCGGCGGCGCCCGGTGGGCTGGCGTGCCTGGTGGACGACGTGCAGTGGTTCGACCGGGCCTCGGCGGACGCGCTGCTGTTCGCGGCCAGGCGGCTGCGCGCCGAGGGCATCGCGATGCTGCTGGCCGTCCGGGGTGACGCGCCGTTGAAGGGGCTGCCCGAGCTGCGCGTGCGCGGGCTGGACGCGGACAGCGCCGGTGACCTGCTCGCCTCCCGGGCGACGGTGGCTCCGGCGGTGCGCGCGCACCTCGCCGCCCTGTCCGGCGGTAACCCGCTCGTCCTGCGCGAGACGACGGCCCGGCTGACGCCCGACCAGCTCTCGGGCCGTGCCCCGCTGCCCGACCCGCTGCCGGGAGGCGAGCAGCTCTTCGGCGAGCAGGTGTCACGACTGAGCGAGGCGGCCCGGCTGGTGTTGCTCGTCGCCACCCTCGACGCCCACCTCCCCACCGTCCTACGCGCCTCCCCCACCCTCGCCGCCGCCACCCTCACCCCCACCACCCCCACCACCCTCGCTCCCGTCGTCCCGCCACCACCGGCCACACCCACGGAGGCCGTCCCGGGCACGCCACCCGGCGTCCCGGGCACACCACCCGACGGCCCCGCGGCGACCACTCCGGCCGCCCGAGCCGACGGGCCCGCGGGTGGGGTGGGGCTCGCCGAGGGCTCGGCCGGCTGGGTGGCCGAGGCGCTGCGCGAGGCCGAGACGGCCGAGCTGGTCTTCGTGGAGGGGGCGGCGGTCCGGTTCCGCCATCCGCTCGTCAGGTCGGCCGTGCACGTGGCGGCCGGTTCGGTGCGGCTGCGGCAGGCCCACGCCGCCCTGGCCACCCTGGCCTCGGGCGACAGGCGGGCCTGGCACCTCGCCGCCGCGAGCCTCGGCCCGGACGAGTCGGTGGCCGCCGCGCTGGCCGCCTCCGCCGTACGGGCGCGGGCACGCGGCGGGTACGGTGACGCCGCCACCGCCCTGGCACGGGCCGCCGAGCTCACCCCCGACCCCGCCCCGCGCGCCGAACGGCTCAAGGACGCGGCCACGGCCGCCTGGCTCGCCGGCCGCCCCGGCCTGGCCCAGAGCCACCTGTCCGAGGCCCGCGACCTCGCCGAACACCTCGCGAAGAGCCACGAGCGCGACCCCCGCCTCCCCGGCACGTCTCCCGAGCGGCCCGTCCCGTCCACCGGTGAGCCGATGCGGGGAAGCGGGGGTCCGGCCGCGGCGACGCCGAAAGGGGCGCTGCTGGCGGAGATCGCGCAGTTGCGCGGCCGGTTCGAGCTGAACTCCGGGGACGCCGCCGAGGCCGTGCGGATCCTGAGCCGGGGTGACACGCTGGAGATGCTGGCCGACGCCTCCGAGGCGGCGAGCTACGTGGGTGACGTGCCCGCCATCGTGGAGCTGGGCCGCCGGGCGCTGGCCCACCCCAGGGGGTTCCTGCGCGACACGGTCGCGGGGATCGGGGCCGTCCTCGGCGGCGACCCCGGCGGGGCCGAGCTGCTGCGGGCCGCGCTCGACCGCACCGGGACCCTGACCGAGGCGGCCGAGTTCCTGTGGGCGTCGGCCGCCGCCAGTTACCTGGGCGAGGCGGACCTGTCGGCCGAGCTGGTCGGCAGGGCGGGCGGCGTGGCGCGGATGTCGGGCATGGTGGGCCAGCTTCCCGTCGTGCTGGAGTTCGTCTCGACGGCCGAACGCTTCCGGGGCCGGCTCGCCGAGAGCGCCGCGATCGCCGAGGAGGGGCTGGCATTGGCCCGCGAGGCCGGTTACACCAACTCGGTGAGCGCCCACCTGGCCAACCTCGCCGTGGTGGCGGCGCTGCGCGGCGAGGAGGAGGCGTGCCGCCGCCACGCGGAGGGGGCGCTGGCCATCGCGATCCCGCATCGGGTGGGGCTGCGGGCGGGTGTGGCGGCGTACGCGCTGGCCATGCTGGACCTGGGCCAGGGCCGGTTCGCGGCGGCGCACGACCGGTTCGTGTCGATAACCACCGCGGGGCCGGGGGCCGGGCACCCGACCGTGGTGTGGCGTTCGACTCCCGACCGGGTGGAGGCCGCCATGGCGGCCGGCGAGCCCGACGCGGCGCGCGAGGCCGTGTCGTGGCTGGAACGGTGGTCGGCGAACGCGGGCACGGCCGAGTCGCGGGCGCTGCTCGCCCGCTGCCGCGCCCTGGTGGGCGGCGGCGACGAGCTGTTCGAGGAGGCGCTGAGCCTGCACGGGGAGCCGTTCGAGGGGGCGCGCACCGCGCTGCTGTACGGCGAGCGGCTGCGTCGCACCCAGCGGCCGGGGCAGGCGCGGCCGCATCTGCGGGCCGCGATGGAGACGTTCCAGCGGCTCGGCGCGGAGCCGTGGGCCCGGCGCGCGCACGGCGAGCTGCGGGCGGCCGGCGAGTCGGCGGCCCGGCCGGACGCCGGGGTCCTGGCCGGGCTGACCCCGCAGGAGCTGCGCATCGCCCGGCTGGTCGCGGACGGCGCGTCCAGCAAGGAGGTGGCGGCACAGCTCTTCCTCAGCCCGCGGACCGTCGAGTACCACCTGTACAAGATCTACCCGAAGCTCGGCATCACCTCCCGTACCGAAC is drawn from Nonomuraea muscovyensis and contains these coding sequences:
- a CDS encoding SDR family NAD(P)-dependent oxidoreductase translates to MGTLDGRVALITGAGRGIGREEALLFAAEGASVVVNDPGVAADGSGGDDGVAAAVVAEITARGGRAVASTDSVADWDGARRMVATAVEAFGDLHVVVNNAAIERNAPLVALALADFDDVLAVKLKGTFAVSHWAARHWRSRFEEGDRTDRAIVNTASGSGLLNPLPTQTSYAAGNAAVAAMTVVGALELRRYGVRVNCVSPSMVRTRLTTGVPGIQEPPSGGFDAQHPATTAPLAAYLAAADCPLTGQVLSIRGGSVAVNHGWSRGARAEKDGPWDVAGLAEALPGLPMDDPFDKLAEALGGAFGITDRDQVLRLVDQTLDRSLDEAHTRGHG
- a CDS encoding xanthine dehydrogenase family protein molybdopterin-binding subunit, with translation MDDRGDERAPGRHDDGPDGQRDERPDGQRDERRDERRDGQRHVGARTPRREDARLLTGRARYVGNVRLPGTAHAVVVRSPIAHGRLTRCDPKDVWTVEGVLDVIIPADAEGMRLPCVTLGLGQLQTSYPVLDEAIRYVGQPLALVVARTPEAAADAARLVDLDFEELPAVVGVERALADGAPLLHPDWGTNVVTDSVLGDPDCEEAVAGAEHVVELAFSIGRASPHPIEPRGVVASFTDGELTIRTSTQAPHHVRDHAAEALGLTHDRVRVVTGDAGGGFGGKEHLYPDEALVCLAATRLGVPVAWTESPGDRLVATLPARAAVHRARLALDGTGRFVALHADVVGDLGAHPSNVGISPFAVTAVTLPGPYRFDRAGARLRGVVTTTTPTGSYRGFGQPEATFTRERLIDEAARRLGIDPVELRLRNLLGPDELPCTTRTWQPYDSGDYPRALRVLRDLVRPVSRDDGRRRGIGFSCHVESTGLGPSMEMKAMGMLAGGFETAVLRMEPDASVVVASGVAGIGQGIETALAQLAADRVGVELDRVRVVLGDTAVTPYSSIGSIASRSLAVGGGALIQAAARLREKILAIAAHRLEAAPGDLEIAGAAVRVKGDPRASLTLREIATSAWRGWDLPEGASPGLEERATYDPSSSTYAYGAHAAAVAVDPETGAVEVEGYWVVNDAGVMVNPAIVEGQLRGAVAQGIGMALTEEIVYTGDGQPVTDYLLPTTREVPGIHVVTLETASPVTPGGMKGVGEAGTIGPPAAIGNAVAAALPEIADRVTRTPLTPETVWRLLRNAGAQPG
- a CDS encoding phospholipase D family protein; the protein is MSTADLAEWFLTAEERDNPSTRLLPWTTGNLVRPLVHGATYFAELRACLERLGPRDLLLFADWRGDPDERLTDDGPAVGRALAQAARRGALVRGLIWRSHLDALRFSAAENRHLGEDVEAAGGQALLDTRVRPGGSHHQKFVVLRHRRDPAGDVAFVGGIDLCHSRRDDARHVGDPQAAPMPHVYGERPPWHDAQAAIRGPAVAEVEKVFRERWDDPAPETRQPFRRLRDRLEQMDDVPPLPPPGPAPGPVGTHAVQLLRTYPSRRSPYPFAPRGERSVARAYHKVLGRASRIVYLEDQYLWSTEVIEPFAEALEREPELRMIVVVPRHPDQDGWLASPASLIGRSEALARLREAGGDRVGVYDLENEAGTPVYVHAKVCVVDDVWATVGSDNINLRSWTYDSELSCAVVDEEPDPRLPAGGRVFARRLRIALAAEHLGRDPADDGDDLCDPKAAFEAFAECAARLESWHRDGCRGPRPRGRLRPHAGPELGRLRKLLALPLYRIAVDPDGRPADLRRSGTF
- a CDS encoding TetR/AcrR family transcriptional regulator, which codes for MNEGLRERKKNRTRQALVDAAVRLFEERGFDAVTTADIAAAADVSPRTFFLHFAAKEDVLFAHSEMRVDLGLRTLAERAAGEPPGTVLARAMERMIVDSWGADLTSGLAALRVRLAASAPALRARLVQRFAGAQHDLAAALLAAYPEELDTVTAAALVGAQVGAVGAAAVASLDRGDAPGEVRDAMLLAAALAAGSTGTRASAPRPSPRRTAPG
- a CDS encoding DnaJ family domain-containing protein, with product MTERKPLGTNFESWIDRQIREAEERGEFDDLPGKGKPLPDLDKPYDEMWWIKQKMRSEGLSMPLPPTLALRKEAEEALEEAARARSESEARRIVEDVNDRIREAIRTGLAGPPLNLVPYDVEKVVARWRASR
- a CDS encoding MauE/DoxX family redox-associated membrane protein → MIVAESAHLAVAAVLLVAAPAKLRDVPGFAASVAGYRVLPGRLSLPVAVAALAAEVVSAGLLLVPGARQWGAAVAALLFTAFLVAMVAVLRRGMSVACGCFGGRDLVGPGTLARTGLLLALAVTAGLAGPVAFAPAQVPVAAVLLGLAFLTPRLFRRRRPSSGPRPGSRFALSGAPEPAGDRVLYALVSPGCGLCGAMLPEFAATAARMEVVLVSAVDGYGGAGLPVVVDPDVFDRNDIPWPPYAVVTGRDGTVLAGGGAAGPAELERVLARAERVAPT